In Erigeron canadensis isolate Cc75 chromosome 1, C_canadensis_v1, whole genome shotgun sequence, a single window of DNA contains:
- the LOC122609050 gene encoding uncharacterized protein At1g76660: protein MASEQNRFLQHPQQPASSRRKRWGGCLGGLSCFGLQKGGKRVVPASRMPETHATGNQQNGPQAAGLTNQNNSVHPSLLAPPSSPASFSNSALQSTAQSPNCFLSANSPGGPSAQMYATGPYANDTQLVSPPVFSTFTTEPSTAPLTPPPELAHLTTPSSPDVPYAQFLSSTLNLKGDRKNSYMTANDLQATYSLYPGSPASTLRSPISRASGEGLSSSFPERDFSPQWNPSPPSQEKGSDPRLPQDANFFCPETFAQFYLDQSLFPHSGGRLSVSKESDVYSNAGNGVQSRQSKVCKQDIEELEAYRASFGFSADEIVTTAHYVEISDVMDDSFSMMPSGPNKVHESKSIPSLGEDEVPSPKNRRAEATQSIRNEPDSCDAIKDVKEPFEHCLTDDEDIFSKMGGSRMNGKYYMGNHANSDAEVEYRRGRSLRESRGNSKWP, encoded by the exons ATGGCATCAGAGCAGAACAGGTTTCTGCAACACCCACAACAACCAGCTTCTTCAAGG CGAAAAAGATGGGGCGGCTGCTTAGGTGGTTTATCTTGTTTTGGGTTGCAAAAAGGTGGAAAGCGTGTTGTACCTGCATCTCGTATGCCAGAAACCCATGCAACAGGAAACCAACAAAATGGGCCTCAAGCTGCGGGGTTAACTAATCAGAATAACTCGGTTCATCCGTCACTATTAGCTCCACCATCTTCACCTGCCTCCTTTTCCAATTCGGCCCTTCAATCTACAGCCCAGTCACCAAACTGTTTTCTGTCAGCGAATTCACCTGGAGGTCCGTCTGCTCAAATGTATGCCACTGGACCTTATGCCAACGATACCCAACTTGTGTCTCCACCTGTCTTCTCAACCTTCACTACCGAGCCATCCACAGCTCCACTTACACCGCCACCTGAGCTAGCTCATCTGACCACACCCTCATCTCCTGATGTACCATATGCACAGTTCCTTTCATCTACTTTGAATCTTAAAGGTGATCGTAAGAATAGTTACATGACTGCAAATGATCTTCAAGCAACATATTCTTTATACCCTGGAAGCCCGGCTAGTACTCTTAGATCACCAATTTCACGAGCATCAGGTGAAGGTTTATCATCATCTTTCCCTGAAAGGGATTTCAGCCCGCAATGGAATCCTTCACCTCCGTCTCAAGAAAAAGGGTCAGACCCGAGGTTACCACAAGATGCTAATTTCTTCTGCCCCGAAACATTTGCACAATTCTATTTGGATCAATCTTTGTTTCCTCATTCGGGTGGGCGGTTAAGTGTTTCTAAAGAATCAGATGTTTATTCGAATGCTGGAAACGGGGTTCAAAGCAGGCAGAGTAAAGTGTGCAAGCAAGATATCGAGGAATTAGAAGCTTATAGAGCATCATTTGGGTTTAGTGCTGATGAAATTGTGACAACAGCCCATTATGTAGAGATCTCTGATGTTATGGACGACTCTTTTTCCATGATGCCCTCTGGACCCAATAAGGTGCATGAGAGCAAAAGTATACCAAGTCTCGGAGAAGATGAAGTGCCAAGCCCAAAAAATCGCAGGGCGGAAGCTACTCAGTCTATCAGGAACGAGCCTGATTCATGTGATGCCATTAAAG ATGTGAAAGAACCTTTTGAGCATTGTTTGACGGACGATGAAGACATATTCTCAAAGATGGG